One region of Mycobacterium riyadhense genomic DNA includes:
- a CDS encoding class I SAM-dependent methyltransferase, with product MIRSKRDRSLSFGSAAAAYERGRPSYPPEAIDWLLPAGVRDVLDLGAGTGKLTTRLVERGLDVVAVDPIAEMLEVLRASLTETVALLGTAEEIPLADNSVDAVLVAQAWHWFDPARAIPEVARVLRPGGRLGLVWNTRDERLGWVRELGEIIGRDDDPVRNKVSLPEPFTGVERHQLEWTNYLTPQALIDLVASRTYCINSPTEVRTKTLGQVRELLATHPALANANGLALPYVTVCVRATLAK from the coding sequence GTGATCCGCTCTAAGCGCGACCGCTCCCTGTCATTCGGTTCGGCGGCTGCCGCCTATGAGCGTGGGCGCCCGTCGTATCCGCCCGAGGCGATCGACTGGCTGCTGCCGGCGGGTGTGCGCGACGTGCTGGACCTTGGTGCGGGTACCGGCAAGCTGACCACCCGGCTGGTCGAGCGCGGCCTGGATGTGGTTGCCGTCGACCCGATTGCGGAGATGCTGGAAGTGCTGCGCGCTTCGCTGACGGAGACCGTCGCACTGTTGGGTACCGCGGAAGAAATTCCGTTGGCGGACAACAGTGTTGACGCGGTGCTGGTCGCCCAGGCGTGGCATTGGTTCGATCCAGCGCGGGCGATTCCCGAGGTGGCACGCGTCCTGCGCCCGGGCGGGCGGCTGGGTCTGGTGTGGAACACCCGCGATGAACGGCTGGGCTGGGTGCGTGAGCTGGGTGAAATCATCGGCCGCGACGACGATCCGGTCCGCAACAAGGTGTCGCTGCCCGAGCCGTTCACCGGAGTCGAACGGCATCAGCTCGAGTGGACGAATTACCTTACCCCGCAAGCACTTATCGATTTGGTTGCGTCCCGCACCTACTGCATTAACTCGCCCACGGAAGTTCGCACCAAAACCCTTGGGCAGGTGCGCGAACTGCTGGCCACGCATCCGGCGCTGGCGAACGCCAACGGCCTTGCGCTGCCGTACGTCACGGTGTGCGTGCGGGCCACACTGGCCAAGTAG
- the metX gene encoding homoserine O-acetyltransferase MetX, with amino-acid sequence MTISEVPTQTLPAEGEVGLVDIGSLTTESGAVIDDVCIAVQRWGKLSPSGDNVVVVLHALTGDSHITGPAGPGHPTPGWWDGVAGPGAPIDTDRWCAVATNVLGGCRGSTGPSSLARDGKPWGSRFPQITVRDQVAADIAALAAMGITDVAAVVGGSMGGARALEWVVGHPDRVRAGLLLAVGARATGDQIGTQTTQIAAIKADPDWQDGDYYETGRSPDTGLKIARRFAHLTYRGEIELDTRFANDSQGTEDPTRGGRYAVQSYLEHQGDKLLARFDAGSYVTLTETLNSHDVGRGRGGVAAALRGCPVPVVVGGITSDRLYPLRLQEELAELLPGCDGLNVVDSICGHDGFLVESDAVGELIRKTLKLAEIEGSCLRCPR; translated from the coding sequence ATGACGATCTCCGAGGTGCCAACCCAGACACTGCCCGCTGAAGGCGAGGTGGGCCTGGTCGACATCGGCTCGCTGACCACCGAAAGCGGCGCGGTGATCGACGATGTCTGTATCGCCGTCCAGCGCTGGGGCAAGTTGTCGCCCAGCGGTGACAACGTCGTCGTGGTTCTGCACGCGCTCACCGGTGATTCGCATATCACCGGGCCCGCCGGACCCGGCCATCCCACACCGGGCTGGTGGGACGGGGTGGCCGGACCGGGCGCGCCGATCGACACCGACCGCTGGTGCGCCGTGGCCACCAACGTGCTCGGCGGTTGCCGCGGCTCGACCGGGCCCAGTTCGCTTGCCCGCGACGGAAAACCTTGGGGCTCAAGGTTTCCGCAAATAACGGTGCGCGATCAGGTAGCGGCCGACATCGCCGCGCTGGCCGCGATGGGAATAACCGACGTGGCAGCCGTCGTTGGCGGGTCTATGGGCGGTGCTCGGGCTCTGGAATGGGTTGTCGGCCATCCGGATCGGGTTCGGGCCGGATTGCTGCTGGCCGTCGGCGCGCGTGCCACCGGCGATCAGATCGGCACCCAAACCACCCAGATCGCGGCCATCAAGGCCGACCCGGACTGGCAGGACGGCGACTACTACGAGACCGGGAGGTCACCGGATACCGGGCTGAAGATCGCCCGCCGCTTTGCGCACCTGACCTACCGCGGCGAGATCGAGCTCGACACCCGATTCGCCAACGACAGCCAAGGCACCGAGGACCCTACGCGCGGCGGCCGCTACGCCGTGCAGAGCTATCTGGAACACCAGGGCGACAAGCTGTTGGCCCGGTTCGACGCCGGGAGCTATGTGACGTTAACGGAGACACTCAACAGCCACGATGTCGGCCGTGGGCGCGGCGGGGTCGCGGCGGCGCTTCGCGGGTGCCCGGTTCCGGTCGTGGTCGGCGGCATCACTTCTGACCGGCTCTACCCGCTGCGCTTGCAGGAGGAGCTGGCCGAGCTGTTGCCCGGCTGCGACGGCCTAAACGTCGTCGACTCCATCTGCGGGCACGACGGCTTTCTGGTGGAATCCGACGCTGTGGGCGAACTGATCCGAAAGACGTTGAAACTGGCCGAGATCGAAGGCTCGTGCCTTAGGTGTCCAAGGTGA
- a CDS encoding bifunctional o-acetylhomoserine/o-acetylserine sulfhydrylase: MGTSETGSTDTDPTAHWSFETKQIHAGQYPDPTTNARALPIYATTSYTFDDTAHAAALFGLEVPGNIYTRIGNPTTEVVEQRIAALEGGVAALFLSSGQAAETFAILNLAGAGDHIVSSPRLYGGTYNLFHYSLAKLGIEVSFVADPDDPESWQAEVRPNTKAFFGETISNPQIDVLDTPAVAEVAHRNGVPLIVDNTIATPYLIQPLAQGADIVVHSATKYLGGHGAAIAGVIVDGGTFDWTQGRFPGFTTPDPSYHGVVYAELGPPAYALKARVQLLRDYGSAASPFNAFLIAQGLETLSLRVERHVANAQRVAEFLAARDDVLSVNYAGLPSSPWHERAKRLAPKGTGAVLAFELAGGIAAGKAFVDALQLHSHVANIGDVRSLVIHPASTTHAQLSPAEQLSTGVSPGLVRLAVGIEGIDDILADLELGFAAARASGASAKSSDPQAVAAF; encoded by the coding sequence ATGGGCACCTCAGAAACCGGCAGTACCGACACCGATCCGACCGCGCATTGGTCGTTTGAGACCAAGCAGATTCATGCGGGTCAGTACCCGGACCCGACCACCAACGCCCGGGCGCTGCCGATCTATGCGACCACCTCGTACACCTTCGACGACACCGCGCATGCCGCCGCCCTGTTCGGGCTGGAAGTTCCGGGCAACATCTACACCCGGATCGGCAACCCGACCACCGAGGTGGTCGAGCAGCGCATCGCCGCACTCGAGGGCGGGGTGGCCGCGTTGTTCCTGTCCTCCGGGCAGGCCGCGGAGACTTTCGCCATCCTGAACCTGGCCGGTGCCGGCGATCACATCGTGTCCAGCCCGCGGCTGTATGGCGGGACTTATAACCTGTTCCACTATTCGCTGGCGAAGCTCGGCATCGAGGTCAGCTTCGTCGCCGATCCCGACGATCCGGAGTCCTGGCAGGCGGAGGTCCGGCCGAATACCAAGGCGTTCTTCGGCGAGACCATCTCCAACCCGCAGATCGACGTGCTGGACACCCCGGCGGTCGCCGAGGTCGCCCACCGCAACGGGGTGCCGCTGATCGTCGACAACACCATCGCCACCCCCTACCTGATCCAGCCGCTGGCACAGGGCGCCGACATCGTGGTGCACTCGGCCACCAAGTACCTGGGCGGGCACGGCGCCGCCATCGCCGGAGTGATCGTCGACGGCGGCACCTTCGACTGGACGCAGGGCCGCTTCCCCGGATTCACCACACCCGACCCCAGCTACCACGGCGTGGTGTATGCCGAGCTGGGGCCGCCGGCGTATGCGCTCAAGGCTCGGGTGCAACTGCTGCGCGACTACGGGTCGGCGGCTTCGCCGTTCAACGCGTTCCTGATCGCCCAAGGCCTGGAAACGCTGAGTCTGCGGGTGGAGCGGCACGTCGCCAACGCGCAGCGAGTCGCCGAGTTTTTGGCAGCCCGCGACGACGTGCTGTCGGTCAACTATGCGGGGCTGCCCAGCTCGCCATGGCACGAGAGGGCAAAGAGGCTGGCGCCCAAGGGAACTGGAGCGGTCCTTGCCTTCGAGCTGGCCGGTGGCATAGCGGCCGGCAAGGCGTTCGTGGATGCGTTGCAGCTGCACAGTCATGTCGCCAACATCGGTGACGTGCGCTCGCTGGTGATCCACCCGGCGTCAACCACCCACGCCCAGCTGAGCCCCGCGGAGCAGCTCTCCACCGGCGTCAGCCCGGGACTGGTGCGGTTAGCGGTGGGCATCGAAGGTATCGACGATATCCTGGCCGACCTGGAGCTTGGTTTCGCGGCGGCCCGGGCATCCGGCGCCTCCGCAAAGAGCAGCGACCCGCAGGCCGTGGCGGCATTCTGA
- a CDS encoding NADP-dependent isocitrate dehydrogenase, with protein sequence MDWRIRSTMSKIKVKGPVVELDGDEMTRVIWKLIKDMLILPHLDINLDYYDLGIEHRDATDDQVTIDAAYAIKKHGVGVKCATITPDEARVQEFNLKKMWLSPNGTIRNILGGTIFREPIVISNVPRLVPGWTKPIVIGRHAFGDQYRATNFKVDQPGTVTLTFTPSDGSEPIVHEMVSIPEDGGVVMGMYNFRESIRDFARASFAYGLNAKWPVYLSTKNTILKAYDGMFKDEFQRIYETEFKDKFEAEGLTYEHRLIDDMVAACLKWEGGYVWACKNYDGDVQSDTVAQGYGSLGLMTSVLMTADGRTVEAEAAHGTVTRHFRQYQAGKPTSTNPIASIFAWTRGLQHRGKLDGTPEVTEFAQQLEEVVIGTVESGKMTKDLALLIGPGQEWLNSEEFLEAISDNLEKALAN encoded by the coding sequence ATGGACTGGAGGATCCGCTCAACGATGTCCAAGATCAAAGTCAAAGGTCCGGTGGTTGAGCTCGACGGTGACGAGATGACCCGCGTCATCTGGAAGCTCATCAAGGACATGCTCATCCTGCCGCATCTTGACATCAACCTGGACTACTACGACCTGGGTATCGAGCACCGTGATGCCACCGACGACCAGGTGACAATCGATGCGGCCTATGCGATCAAGAAGCACGGCGTGGGCGTCAAGTGCGCGACGATCACCCCCGACGAAGCCCGGGTCCAGGAATTCAACCTCAAGAAAATGTGGCTGTCGCCCAACGGGACGATCCGAAACATCCTGGGCGGCACCATTTTCCGTGAGCCGATCGTGATTTCTAATGTGCCGCGGCTGGTTCCGGGCTGGACCAAGCCAATTGTCATCGGCCGCCACGCTTTCGGCGACCAATACCGCGCGACGAACTTCAAGGTCGACCAACCAGGCACCGTCACATTGACTTTCACTCCTTCCGACGGCAGCGAGCCGATCGTGCACGAGATGGTGTCCATCCCCGAAGACGGTGGCGTGGTGATGGGGATGTACAACTTCAGGGAATCCATCCGGGATTTCGCGCGCGCGTCGTTCGCCTACGGGCTGAACGCAAAATGGCCGGTGTACCTGTCGACCAAGAACACCATCCTCAAGGCCTACGACGGCATGTTCAAAGACGAGTTCCAGCGCATCTACGAAACCGAGTTCAAGGACAAGTTCGAAGCCGAAGGGTTGACCTACGAGCACCGGCTGATCGACGACATGGTCGCCGCCTGCCTGAAGTGGGAGGGTGGCTATGTGTGGGCGTGTAAGAACTACGACGGCGACGTGCAGTCGGACACCGTCGCGCAGGGATACGGCTCGCTGGGGTTGATGACGTCGGTGCTGATGACGGCCGACGGTAGGACGGTCGAGGCCGAGGCCGCGCACGGCACCGTCACCCGGCACTTTCGGCAGTACCAGGCCGGCAAGCCGACCTCCACCAACCCGATCGCGTCGATCTTCGCCTGGACGCGTGGCCTGCAGCACCGTGGCAAGCTGGACGGCACACCGGAGGTCACCGAATTCGCCCAACAGCTGGAAGAGGTCGTCATCGGCACCGTCGAGAGCGGCAAGATGACCAAGGACCTCGCGCTGCTGATCGGTCCCGGACAGGAGTGGCTGAACAGCGAGGAATTCCTCGAAGCGATCTCCGACAACCTGGAAAAGGCGCTGGCCAACTAG
- a CDS encoding alpha/beta fold hydrolase: MTTRPPIHLGSGEPVLLLHPFLLSQTVWEKVAQQLADTGRYEVFAPTMAGHNGGPGAGTWFLSSAVLADHVERQLDELGWDTAHIVGNSLGGWVAFELERRGRARTVTGIAPAGGWTRWSPAKFEVIGKFILGMPLFVLAWLFGPRVLQLPFSRRLATYAISASPDGVSERELSTIVDDVARCPAYFQLLVKAALLHGLRELAETAAPAHLVICGKDRVVPAPRFIRHFTTHLPKDHKVTTLEDVGHVPMFEAPKRVTEVIVEFLDQFAPPKAIEPPAS, from the coding sequence ATGACTACACGCCCGCCGATTCACTTGGGCTCTGGAGAACCGGTCCTGTTGCTGCACCCGTTCCTGCTGTCGCAGACGGTATGGGAAAAGGTTGCCCAACAGCTGGCCGACACCGGCCGCTATGAGGTGTTCGCCCCGACGATGGCCGGCCACAACGGGGGCCCGGGTGCCGGCACCTGGTTTTTGTCCTCTGCGGTGCTGGCCGATCACGTCGAGCGGCAACTCGACGAACTGGGCTGGGACACCGCCCACATCGTCGGCAACTCGCTGGGCGGCTGGGTCGCTTTCGAACTGGAGCGACGTGGGCGGGCGCGCACCGTCACCGGCATCGCCCCGGCTGGCGGATGGACACGATGGAGCCCGGCGAAGTTCGAGGTGATCGGCAAATTCATCCTGGGTATGCCGCTATTTGTGCTCGCTTGGTTGTTCGGGCCGCGGGTGTTGCAGCTGCCGTTCAGCCGCCGGCTAGCCACCTACGCGATCAGCGCGTCACCGGATGGGGTCAGCGAGCGCGAGCTCAGCACGATCGTCGACGACGTCGCTCGGTGCCCCGCCTACTTCCAGCTCCTGGTCAAGGCGGCGCTGCTGCACGGCCTGCGAGAGCTCGCGGAAACCGCCGCCCCGGCGCATCTGGTGATCTGCGGAAAGGATCGGGTCGTTCCCGCACCCAGATTCATCCGGCATTTCACCACCCACCTTCCGAAGGACCACAAGGTCACCACGCTCGAGGACGTCGGGCACGTCCCCATGTTCGAGGCGCCGAAGCGGGTCACAGAGGTGATCGTCGAGTTCCTCGACCAGTTCGCGCCGCCGAAGGCGATCGAACCACCGGCCAGTTAG
- a CDS encoding PE family protein: MSFVLASPPTLAAAATELAGIGSAISAANAAWAAPTTAVLPAAADEVSAAIAALFSGHAQGYQALGVRAATFHAQFVRALNAAAGSYASAEAANAGPLQAVQQELLNAVNAPTLALLGRPLIGNGANGLPGTGQNGGDGGLLIGNGGNGGSGGPNQAGGNGGSAGLFGSGGAGGTGGFNSSTGAGEPGGRGGNGGLLVGTGGAGGAGGTAGIAGAAGGNGGAGGSAVGLFGAGGNGGTGGSGGAGLGGVDGGAGGTGGTGGTGGLMFGNAGGGGTGGNGGSGFGGGPGGTGGDGGAARLIGSGGLGGAGGAGGIANVIASTDTATGGAGGNGGHGGTGGLVFGNAGGGGTGGAGGSGSSASAGVGGAGGVGGDGGEAVGLIGSGGRGGAGGAGGSGTSDGGAGSGVGGGGGNGGHGGTGGRVFGNAGTGGTGGTGGTALATASADGGAGGAGGAGGNAVGLIGSGGLGGSGGAGGAGGAGGAGGNGGIGGISGLIGNAGAGGTGGNGGTGGLIGGTGGAGGGGGTARLIGAGGNGGTGGFGGGASLSAGGTGGHGGHGGAGGLLYGDAGAGGDGGNGGNLLGLATPTAVAGNGGVGGDGGDAQLVGNGGNGGAGGAGGSVTTPFVAVGTGGQGGNGGNSGQLLGLAGATGPTGPNGQQV, translated from the coding sequence GTGTCGTTCGTTTTGGCATCGCCACCGACGCTGGCGGCGGCGGCGACGGAATTGGCAGGAATTGGCTCGGCGATCAGCGCGGCCAATGCAGCCTGGGCGGCGCCGACCACCGCAGTGCTGCCCGCGGCCGCCGATGAGGTGTCGGCGGCCATCGCCGCCCTGTTTTCCGGGCACGCCCAGGGCTATCAGGCGCTCGGCGTGCGGGCGGCGACGTTTCATGCGCAGTTTGTGCGGGCGCTGAACGCGGCCGCGGGATCCTATGCCAGCGCCGAGGCCGCCAACGCCGGGCCACTGCAGGCCGTGCAGCAGGAACTGCTGAACGCGGTCAATGCGCCCACCCTGGCCCTGCTGGGCCGCCCGCTGATCGGCAACGGCGCCAACGGGCTGCCCGGGACCGGGCAAAACGGCGGCGACGGCGGGCTGTTGATCGGCAATGGGGGCAACGGCGGATCGGGCGGACCCAACCAGGCCGGCGGCAACGGCGGCAGCGCCGGGTTGTTCGGTAGTGGCGGCGCCGGCGGGACAGGCGGGTTCAACTCCAGCACCGGTGCCGGCGAGCCGGGCGGTCGCGGCGGCAATGGCGGGCTGCTGGTGGGCACCGGTGGCGCCGGTGGGGCCGGGGGCACCGCTGGCATCGCGGGCGCTGCGGGCGGCAACGGTGGCGCCGGTGGCAGCGCCGTCGGACTGTTCGGCGCTGGTGGGAACGGCGGAACCGGTGGATCCGGCGGGGCCGGATTAGGTGGCGTTGACGGCGGCGCCGGCGGTACCGGCGGCACCGGCGGCACCGGCGGACTGATGTTCGGCAACGCTGGCGGCGGTGGGACCGGCGGGAACGGCGGGTCCGGTTTCGGCGGCGGGCCCGGTGGGACGGGCGGGGACGGCGGTGCTGCGCGGCTGATCGGCAGCGGCGGGCTCGGTGGGGCCGGCGGGGCGGGCGGGATCGCCAATGTGATCGCAAGCACCGATACCGCTACCGGTGGTGCCGGCGGGAACGGAGGTCACGGCGGCACCGGCGGGCTGGTGTTCGGCAACGCTGGCGGCGGTGGGACCGGCGGGGCCGGCGGGTCCGGCTCCAGCGCTTCCGCCGGCGTCGGCGGAGCCGGCGGGGTCGGTGGGGATGGCGGGGAGGCCGTCGGCCTGATCGGCAGCGGCGGGCGCGGTGGGGCCGGTGGCGCCGGCGGGTCTGGGACGTCTGACGGAGGCGCGGGCAGTGGTGTCGGTGGCGGCGGCGGGAACGGCGGTCACGGCGGCACCGGCGGGCGGGTGTTTGGCAACGCCGGGACCGGCGGGACCGGCGGGACCGGCGGGACCGCATTGGCGACTGCCAGCGCGGACGGCGGGGCCGGCGGAGCCGGTGGGGCCGGCGGCAACGCCGTCGGACTGATCGGCAGCGGCGGACTCGGAGGGTCAGGTGGGGCCGGCGGGGCCGGCGGGGCCGGAGGCGCCGGGGGGAACGGTGGGATCGGTGGCATCAGCGGGCTGATCGGCAACGCCGGCGCCGGCGGGACCGGTGGGAACGGTGGGACCGGTGGACTTATCGGTGGGACCGGTGGTGCCGGCGGGGGCGGTGGTACTGCCAGGCTGATCGGCGCCGGTGGAAATGGCGGGACCGGCGGGTTCGGTGGCGGCGCCTCTTTGTCAGCGGGCGGCACGGGGGGTCACGGTGGTCACGGTGGCGCCGGCGGGCTGCTATACGGCGATGCTGGGGCCGGCGGAGACGGCGGGAACGGCGGGAACCTCCTCGGCCTCGCCACTCCTACGGCAGTGGCTGGCAACGGCGGGGTCGGTGGCGACGGTGGTGATGCCCAGCTGGTCGGTAACGGCGGGAACGGGGGTGCCGGTGGGGCCGGCGGGTCCGTCACTACGCCCTTTGTGGCCGTCGGGACCGGTGGTCAAGGCGGTAACGGCGGCAACAGCGGCCAGCTGTTGGGCCTCGCCGGCGCGACCGGCCCAACTGGCCCGAATGGCCAGCAGGTTTGA
- the trpS gene encoding tryptophan--tRNA ligase, whose amino-acid sequence MSTPTGLRRVFSGVQPTSDSLHLGNALGAVSHWVGLQEDHDAFFCVVDLHAITVTQDPEALRRRTLVTAAQYLALGIDPTRATIFVQSHVPAHTQLAWVLGCFTGFGQASRMTQFKDKSTRQGSESTTVGLFTYPVLQAADVLAYDAELVPVGEDQRQHLELARDVAQRFNSRFPDTFVVPDVLIPKATAKIYDLQDPTSKMSKSASTDAGLISLLDDPALSAKKIRSAVTDSEREIRYDLDAKPGVSNLLSIQSAVTGVGIDTLVDGYAGRGYGDLKKDTAEAVVEYVRPIKARVDELTADPTELEAVLATGARRANDVASKTLQRVYDRLGFLPQRG is encoded by the coding sequence ATGAGCACCCCTACCGGATTGCGCCGGGTCTTCTCCGGCGTGCAGCCAACTTCCGACTCGCTTCATCTCGGTAACGCGTTGGGCGCGGTCTCCCACTGGGTTGGGCTGCAGGAGGACCACGACGCGTTCTTCTGCGTGGTCGACCTGCACGCGATCACCGTCACGCAGGATCCCGAGGCGCTGCGCCGCCGCACCCTGGTTACCGCCGCGCAATACCTGGCGCTGGGTATCGATCCGACCCGCGCCACCATTTTCGTGCAAAGCCACGTGCCGGCCCACACCCAGTTGGCCTGGGTGCTGGGCTGCTTCACCGGCTTCGGCCAGGCGTCGCGGATGACGCAGTTCAAAGACAAGTCGACGCGTCAGGGCAGCGAATCCACCACCGTCGGCTTGTTCACCTACCCGGTGCTGCAGGCCGCCGACGTGCTGGCCTACGACGCCGAGCTGGTGCCGGTGGGTGAGGATCAGCGGCAGCACCTGGAGCTGGCGCGCGACGTCGCGCAGCGGTTCAACAGTCGGTTCCCCGACACTTTCGTGGTGCCCGACGTGCTCATTCCCAAGGCCACCGCGAAGATCTACGACTTGCAAGACCCGACATCGAAGATGAGCAAGTCGGCCAGCACCGACGCCGGGCTGATCAGCCTGCTCGACGATCCAGCGTTGTCCGCCAAGAAGATTCGCTCGGCGGTCACCGACAGCGAGCGAGAGATCCGCTATGACCTTGACGCCAAGCCGGGCGTGTCGAACCTGTTGAGCATCCAGTCGGCGGTCACCGGAGTCGGCATCGACACCCTCGTCGACGGCTACGCCGGACGCGGCTACGGCGACCTGAAGAAGGACACCGCCGAAGCCGTCGTCGAGTACGTTAGGCCCATCAAGGCCCGGGTCGACGAGTTGACGGCCGATCCCACCGAATTGGAGGCGGTGCTTGCCACCGGCGCGCGGCGCGCCAACGATGTCGCCAGCAAAACTCTGCAGCGGGTCTACGATCGGCTCGGGTTCCTTCCGCAGCGGGGATAG
- the nagA gene encoding N-acetylglucosamine-6-phosphate deacetylase, whose translation MIIHAGTVIINGQLCRPGWVQIAGRQVLACGAGAPPVPADLDVPDCVVVPGFIDMHVHGGGGGSFTDGNASGVGAAVAFHLRHGSTTTLASVVTAAPAELLSAVGGLADATRRGVIAGIHLEGPWLSPARCGAHDHTRMRAPDCAEIDAVLTAAGGAVRMVTLAPELPGSDEAIRRFLDAGVVVAVGHTDATYEQTRRAIALGASVGTHLFNAMPPLDHREPGPALALLADPRVTVELIADGVHVHPDVVHAVIQFAGPHRVAVVTDATAAAGCGDGAFRLGTLPVDVASGVARVRGTSSIAGSTATMDQLFRLVAGLGVDRDAALLAAVQMTSTTPARALGLDRVGELRAGYDANLVVLDRDWQVTAVMANGEWQVPVPA comes from the coding sequence ATGATCATCCATGCCGGCACCGTGATCATCAACGGGCAGCTTTGCAGACCCGGATGGGTGCAGATCGCCGGTCGTCAGGTTCTGGCCTGCGGTGCCGGCGCGCCGCCCGTGCCGGCCGATCTGGACGTGCCAGATTGCGTTGTGGTGCCTGGGTTTATCGACATGCACGTGCACGGGGGCGGCGGCGGGTCCTTCACCGACGGCAACGCTTCCGGCGTCGGCGCGGCCGTCGCGTTTCACCTGCGGCACGGCAGCACCACCACGCTGGCCAGTGTGGTCACCGCCGCACCCGCAGAGTTGCTCTCGGCCGTGGGTGGCCTTGCCGACGCGACTCGGCGCGGCGTCATCGCGGGCATTCACCTGGAGGGGCCGTGGCTGAGCCCGGCGCGCTGCGGCGCACACGACCACACCCGGATGCGTGCGCCGGATTGTGCGGAGATCGACGCCGTTCTTACCGCCGCCGGCGGCGCCGTCCGGATGGTCACGCTGGCTCCCGAACTGCCCGGCAGCGACGAGGCGATCCGGCGCTTCCTCGACGCGGGTGTGGTTGTGGCCGTTGGACATACGGACGCGACATATGAGCAGACCCGACGAGCCATCGCCCTGGGCGCCAGCGTCGGTACCCATTTGTTCAACGCGATGCCGCCGCTGGACCACCGCGAGCCGGGACCCGCGCTGGCCCTGCTAGCCGACCCACGGGTGACCGTCGAACTGATCGCCGACGGCGTGCACGTCCACCCCGATGTGGTGCACGCCGTGATCCAATTCGCGGGTCCGCACCGGGTCGCCGTGGTCACCGACGCCACCGCCGCGGCGGGCTGCGGCGACGGCGCGTTCCGGCTTGGCACGTTGCCAGTGGATGTCGCGTCGGGCGTGGCTCGGGTGCGCGGAACGTCGAGCATCGCGGGCAGCACGGCGACCATGGATCAGCTGTTTCGGTTGGTGGCGGGATTGGGCGTGGACCGCGATGCGGCGCTGCTGGCCGCTGTTCAGATGACTTCGACGACGCCCGCGCGGGCTCTCGGGCTGGATCGGGTGGGCGAACTGCGAGCCGGCTATGACGCCAATCTTGTCGTGCTGGACCGTGATTGGCAGGTGACCGCGGTCATGGCCAACGGCGAGTGGCAGGTGCCGGTACCAGCCTAG